The proteins below come from a single Marinobacter sp. MDS2 genomic window:
- a CDS encoding 2-isopropylmalate synthase, with protein MAAPDHLVIFDTTLRDGEQSPGATMNKNEKLRIAKALEKLRVDVIEAGFAIASQGDFEAVKAIAETIKESTICSLARALDKDIDRAAEAIRPAAQGRIHTFIATSPIHMQHKLQMKPDEVVEQAVRAVKRARSHVDDVEFSCEDAGRSELDFLCRIIEAAIDAGATTINIPDTVGYAIPAEFGETIRQLLNRIPNADKAIFSVHCHNDLGLAVANSIAAVTNGARQVECTINGLGERAGNASLEEIVMAVRTRKDLFNIDTRVNAEHIVPASRLVSTITGFPVQPNKAIVGANAFAHESGIHQDGVLKHRETYEIMKAQDVGWHTNSLVLGKHSGRNAFRTRLQELGIQFETETELNEAFTRFKALADLKHEIFDEDLQAIASDTKQKEEVGRYGLVCMKVASETGVVPTATLTLTVDGNEHTVTSEGSGPVDAAFKAIESLVDSGCNLQLYSVNNITSGTDAQGEVTVRLERGGRIVNGVGADTDIIIASAKAYIEALNLVTSGGIRQHPQVADV; from the coding sequence ATGGCTGCACCTGATCATTTGGTGATTTTCGATACAACTCTTCGTGACGGCGAACAAAGCCCCGGCGCGACAATGAACAAAAATGAAAAGCTTCGTATCGCCAAGGCCTTGGAAAAGCTCCGAGTCGATGTGATCGAAGCTGGCTTCGCTATCGCCAGTCAGGGCGACTTTGAGGCGGTCAAAGCCATTGCTGAAACCATCAAAGAATCAACCATCTGTAGTCTTGCACGAGCACTCGATAAAGATATCGACCGGGCGGCAGAGGCTATCCGGCCGGCGGCCCAAGGGCGAATCCATACTTTCATCGCGACTTCGCCCATTCATATGCAGCACAAATTGCAGATGAAGCCGGACGAGGTCGTCGAGCAAGCGGTGCGTGCCGTGAAGCGAGCGAGAAGCCACGTTGATGATGTGGAATTCTCCTGTGAGGATGCAGGGCGTTCAGAGCTCGATTTCCTGTGTCGCATTATCGAAGCGGCTATCGATGCGGGTGCCACCACCATCAATATTCCTGATACGGTCGGCTATGCCATCCCTGCAGAATTCGGGGAGACGATTCGCCAGCTGCTGAACCGTATACCTAATGCCGATAAAGCAATCTTCTCTGTTCACTGTCACAACGATCTCGGGCTCGCTGTGGCGAACTCGATCGCTGCGGTGACAAACGGAGCACGGCAGGTCGAGTGTACGATTAACGGCTTGGGTGAGCGTGCAGGTAACGCCTCTCTCGAAGAGATCGTCATGGCGGTGCGCACCCGTAAAGATCTGTTCAATATCGATACTCGGGTGAATGCCGAGCACATTGTTCCTGCCTCACGTCTGGTATCCACCATTACCGGGTTCCCCGTTCAGCCCAACAAAGCCATTGTGGGAGCTAATGCGTTCGCCCATGAATCCGGTATTCACCAGGATGGCGTGCTGAAGCATCGTGAAACGTACGAGATTATGAAGGCCCAGGATGTGGGTTGGCATACCAACAGCCTGGTGTTGGGCAAGCACTCCGGTCGTAACGCTTTCCGCACTCGTTTGCAGGAATTGGGTATCCAGTTTGAAACTGAGACCGAGTTGAATGAAGCGTTCACCCGCTTCAAAGCACTGGCAGACCTTAAACACGAGATCTTCGATGAAGACTTGCAGGCCATTGCCAGTGATACCAAGCAGAAAGAAGAAGTCGGCCGCTATGGTCTGGTGTGCATGAAAGTGGCATCAGAAACCGGCGTTGTGCCAACAGCAACCCTGACCCTGACGGTTGATGGTAATGAGCACACGGTGACGTCTGAAGGCAGTGGACCGGTGGATGCCGCCTTTAAGGCGATTGAATCACTGGTCGATTCCGGTTGCAACTTGCAGTTGTACTCGGTCAACAATATCACCAGCGGTACGGACGCACAGGGTGAAGTGACCGTTCGGCTGGAGCGGGGAGGCCGAATTGTTAACGGCGTGGGTGCAGACACCGATATCATCATTGCGTCTGCCAAAGCCTATATCGAGGCCCTTAATCTGGTGACGTCGGGCGGGATTCGCCAGCATCCACAGGTTGCGGATGTCTGA
- the rimI gene encoding ribosomal protein S18-alanine N-acetyltransferase produces the protein MARAQTVGQSMTGANASYATSSAIRPLVQEDLPRVMELERLGHSHPWTEGIFRDCFKDSYRVWAFIYENELVGYAIVSYQFDEAHLLNVCVHPKYRGMGLGRKLLQHAIAVAIEDDLACMILEVRKSNRAATMLYKSEGFQQIGVRPKYYPGPSGGEDARVMELQFT, from the coding sequence ATGGCAAGAGCTCAAACCGTTGGCCAGTCTATGACGGGGGCGAACGCGTCTTACGCGACCTCTTCCGCTATCCGCCCGCTCGTTCAGGAAGATCTTCCGCGAGTCATGGAGCTGGAGCGACTGGGGCATTCGCACCCCTGGACTGAGGGAATCTTTCGAGACTGTTTCAAAGACAGCTATCGGGTGTGGGCGTTCATCTATGAAAACGAACTGGTTGGCTACGCAATCGTCAGTTACCAGTTTGATGAAGCGCATTTGCTTAATGTCTGTGTGCACCCGAAATATCGAGGCATGGGGCTAGGCCGAAAGCTGCTTCAGCATGCAATAGCAGTTGCTATCGAAGACGATCTTGCATGCATGATTCTGGAAGTCCGCAAAAGCAACCGTGCGGCTACCATGCTGTATAAAAGTGAAGGTTTCCAGCAGATTGGCGTCAGGCCGAAATACTATCCCGGGCCATCCGGCGGGGAAGATGCCAGGGTCATGGAGTTGCAGTTCACCTGA
- the prfC gene encoding peptide chain release factor 3 translates to MSNLSKEVAKRHTFAIISHPDAGKTTITEKVLLFGQALQKAGTVKGKKSGQHAKSDWMEMEKERGISVTTSVMQFPYGGKLVNLLDTPGHEDFSEDTYRTLTAVDSCLMVIDSAKGVEERTIKLMEVTRLRDTPILTFMNKLDRDTRDPIELMDEVEDVLKIACSPVTWPIGMGKSFKGVYHLIRDEVILYQTGQGHTIQEQRVIKGLDNPELDGALGGYAADLRDEIELVKGASHEFDQEAFLAGELTPVFFGTALGNFGVDHMLDGLVDWAPTPQARATDVRTVEPEEDGFSGFVFKIQANMDPQHRDRIAFVRIVSGSYKQGMKARHVRIGKDVRFSDALTFMAGDREHAEEAFAGDIIGLHNHGTIQLGDTFTAGEDMKFTGIPNFAPELFRRIRLKDPLKAKQLQKGLIQLSEEGAVQVFRPFKNNDLIVGAVGVLQFDVVVARLKSEYKVEAIYEPINVATARWVTCEDERKLEEFQRKNQENVALDGGDRLAYIAPTMVNLSLAQERYPDVQFHKTREH, encoded by the coding sequence ATGTCTAACCTATCGAAGGAAGTGGCCAAGCGCCATACCTTTGCGATTATCTCGCACCCGGATGCCGGTAAAACCACCATTACTGAAAAGGTACTGCTGTTCGGGCAGGCTTTACAGAAAGCCGGTACGGTCAAGGGCAAGAAGTCGGGTCAGCACGCAAAGTCTGACTGGATGGAAATGGAGAAAGAGCGGGGCATCTCGGTGACGACTTCGGTGATGCAGTTCCCCTATGGTGGCAAGCTGGTCAACCTGCTGGATACCCCGGGCCACGAAGATTTCTCTGAAGATACCTACCGTACTCTGACTGCCGTTGACTCCTGTCTGATGGTGATCGATAGCGCGAAAGGGGTCGAGGAGCGGACCATCAAGCTGATGGAGGTAACTCGCCTTCGGGATACTCCCATACTGACCTTCATGAACAAGCTCGACCGCGACACTCGCGATCCGATTGAGCTGATGGATGAGGTGGAGGATGTACTGAAGATTGCCTGCTCTCCGGTAACCTGGCCGATTGGTATGGGTAAAAGTTTCAAGGGTGTGTACCACTTGATCCGCGATGAGGTGATTTTGTACCAGACAGGGCAGGGTCATACGATTCAGGAACAGCGGGTCATCAAGGGTCTGGACAACCCTGAGCTTGACGGGGCGCTGGGCGGATATGCCGCAGATTTGCGTGACGAGATCGAGTTGGTGAAAGGGGCGTCCCACGAGTTCGATCAAGAAGCGTTCCTGGCGGGAGAGCTGACGCCCGTGTTTTTTGGCACCGCATTGGGCAACTTTGGCGTTGATCATATGCTTGATGGTCTGGTGGATTGGGCGCCAACGCCGCAAGCCCGCGCGACGGATGTACGGACGGTGGAGCCGGAGGAAGACGGCTTTTCCGGGTTCGTGTTCAAAATTCAGGCGAACATGGACCCGCAGCATCGGGATCGGATCGCCTTTGTCCGGATTGTCTCTGGCAGCTATAAGCAGGGTATGAAAGCCCGCCACGTGCGCATCGGTAAGGATGTTCGTTTTTCGGATGCACTTACGTTCATGGCCGGTGATCGTGAACATGCCGAGGAGGCGTTTGCCGGTGACATCATTGGCTTGCACAACCACGGAACGATCCAGCTTGGCGATACCTTTACTGCCGGCGAAGACATGAAGTTCACCGGTATTCCGAACTTTGCGCCGGAGTTGTTCCGCCGGATTCGGTTGAAAGATCCGTTGAAGGCCAAGCAGCTGCAGAAAGGTTTGATCCAGCTTTCCGAGGAAGGCGCGGTTCAGGTATTCCGGCCGTTCAAAAACAACGATCTGATTGTGGGTGCTGTCGGTGTTCTGCAATTTGACGTGGTGGTTGCCCGGCTGAAGAGTGAGTACAAGGTTGAAGCTATCTACGAGCCGATCAACGTAGCAACCGCGCGCTGGGTGACTTGCGAAGATGAGCGCAAGCTGGAAGAGTTTCAGCGCAAAAATCAGGAGAACGTCGCGCTGGATGGTGGCGATAGATTGGCCTACATCGCGCCGACGATGGTGAATCTGAGCTTGGCTCAGGAGCGCTACCCGGATGTTCAGTTCCATAAAACCCGGGAGCACTAA
- a CDS encoding TatD family hydrolase, with the protein MRLFDAHCHFDFPEFDERREQVLARAREVGVQGLVMPGVRRADWPRLTSLASREKGLWYCLGIHPWFVGEHGPADLLALEAALGAKAPECLGVGECGLDALRGSIDEQLPWFSAQVQMAARFDLPLVIHSVKAHDQVATLLRSERWRGRALIHGFSGSYQQACRFIELGCYIGVGGVITHDRAKKTRDVISRLPAGALVLETDAPDMPPAGVPKGQNSPEYIPDVFSRLVELRGDDREKLAEVLLENTAKLYGVAANVLAPS; encoded by the coding sequence ATGCGCCTGTTTGATGCCCATTGCCATTTCGATTTTCCTGAATTTGACGAGCGTCGGGAGCAAGTTCTGGCCCGGGCAAGAGAGGTTGGGGTGCAAGGGTTGGTCATGCCCGGGGTTCGGCGAGCCGATTGGCCGCGGCTTACGTCTTTGGCCTCCCGCGAAAAGGGGCTGTGGTATTGCCTGGGAATTCATCCCTGGTTCGTCGGTGAACATGGTCCGGCGGATTTGCTTGCCCTGGAAGCCGCGCTGGGCGCTAAGGCTCCAGAATGTCTTGGCGTGGGTGAGTGTGGGCTTGATGCGTTACGGGGATCGATAGACGAACAGTTACCGTGGTTCTCGGCGCAGGTTCAAATGGCTGCTCGTTTTGATTTGCCGCTGGTGATTCACTCCGTCAAGGCTCATGATCAGGTGGCGACATTGCTGCGCTCGGAGCGTTGGCGGGGGCGCGCGCTGATCCACGGCTTCTCTGGCAGTTATCAGCAAGCCTGCCGTTTTATTGAATTGGGCTGCTATATTGGCGTGGGTGGCGTGATTACTCACGACCGGGCAAAGAAAACGCGGGACGTGATCTCACGGTTGCCGGCAGGCGCATTGGTGCTGGAAACCGATGCTCCGGATATGCCGCCTGCGGGAGTCCCAAAGGGGCAGAACTCTCCCGAGTACATTCCGGATGTTTTTTCCCGATTGGTTGAGCTTCGGGGTGACGACAGGGAAAAGCTTGCGGAGGTGTTGTTGGAAAACACAGCTAAGCTGTATGGCGTGGCAGCGAATGTGTTGGCGCCAAGCTGA
- the rplM gene encoding 50S ribosomal protein L13, with product MKTLSAKPETVKRDWYVVDAAGKTLGRLSTEIALRLRGKHKPEYTPHVDTGDYIVVINASQVKVTGNKASDKMYYSHTGFPGGIKSINFEKLVDKAPEQIIQKSVKGMLPKGPLGRAMFKKLKVYAGAEHAHAAQQPKELDI from the coding sequence ATGAAGACTCTGAGTGCGAAACCAGAAACTGTAAAACGTGACTGGTACGTTGTAGACGCAGCCGGCAAGACGCTGGGTCGTCTGTCAACCGAAATCGCCCTTCGTCTGCGGGGCAAGCATAAGCCTGAGTATACCCCTCATGTGGACACTGGCGATTATATCGTTGTTATCAATGCCAGCCAGGTGAAGGTTACCGGCAACAAGGCATCTGATAAGATGTATTACAGCCATACCGGCTTTCCAGGTGGAATCAAATCCATCAATTTCGAGAAGCTGGTTGACAAGGCTCCCGAGCAAATCATTCAGAAGTCTGTGAAAGGCATGCTTCCGAAAGGTCCGCTTGGTCGTGCCATGTTCAAGAAGCTGAAAGTGTACGCCGGCGCTGAGCATGCGCATGCCGCCCAGCAGCCCAAAGAACTCGACATTTAA
- the rpsI gene encoding 30S ribosomal protein S9: MSVAQNYGTGRRKSSTARVFIKPGSGNISINGRTIEEFFGRETLRMIVRQPLVVAGSEDRFDINITVKGGGISGQAGAIRHGLTRALMDYDETLRPAMREAGYVTRDARKVERKKVGLRKARKRPQFSKR, encoded by the coding sequence ATGTCTGTAGCACAAAATTACGGTACTGGTCGCCGCAAGTCATCCACGGCTCGGGTTTTTATCAAGCCGGGAAGCGGTAACATCTCTATCAATGGTCGCACTATCGAAGAATTTTTCGGTCGTGAGACTCTTCGGATGATCGTTCGTCAGCCGCTGGTTGTTGCGGGTTCTGAAGATCGTTTCGACATCAATATCACTGTCAAGGGCGGTGGTATCAGTGGTCAGGCGGGCGCAATTCGCCACGGTCTGACTCGCGCCCTGATGGATTACGATGAAACTCTGCGCCCAGCAATGCGCGAAGCGGGTTACGTAACCCGTGACGCACGTAAGGTTGAGCGTAAGAAGGTTGGTCTGCGTAAAGCGCGTAAGCGTCCGCAGTTCTCCAAGCGTTAA
- the petA gene encoding ubiquinol-cytochrome c reductase iron-sulfur subunit has protein sequence MSNGDVSQGRRRFLIGATSVVGGVGVVGAAVPFVASWNPSAKAEAAGAPVTMNVDKIEPGQQVTVEWRGKPVWVIRRSKEMLDRVEEMTPRLKDPESTAASQQPDYIKGTHRSINPEFMVLVGICTHLGCVPTYRPEVAPADLGAEWLGGFFCPCHGSKFDLSGRVLSGQPAPLNLEVPPYRFDNDTTMTIGLDPEAA, from the coding sequence ATGAGTAATGGCGACGTGAGCCAAGGTCGGCGCCGATTTCTAATCGGTGCCACGTCCGTGGTAGGTGGTGTCGGCGTCGTCGGTGCAGCCGTTCCTTTCGTAGCGTCCTGGAACCCCAGTGCGAAAGCGGAAGCGGCCGGTGCACCGGTAACAATGAATGTCGACAAAATTGAGCCGGGTCAACAGGTGACTGTTGAGTGGCGGGGTAAGCCGGTATGGGTTATTCGCCGGTCCAAAGAAATGCTGGATCGTGTTGAGGAAATGACTCCCCGGTTGAAAGATCCAGAGTCAACAGCAGCCAGTCAGCAGCCAGACTACATCAAAGGAACCCACCGCTCCATTAATCCGGAGTTTATGGTTCTTGTGGGTATCTGTACGCACCTGGGGTGTGTGCCTACCTATCGTCCTGAGGTGGCTCCAGCAGATTTGGGCGCCGAGTGGTTGGGTGGGTTTTTCTGCCCGTGTCACGGCTCCAAGTTCGATTTGTCGGGCCGCGTGCTAAGCGGGCAGCCAGCACCTCTGAATCTGGAAGTGCCGCCTTACCGGTTTGATAACGATACGACCATGACGATTGGTCTTGATCCGGAGGCAGCGTAA
- a CDS encoding cytochrome bc complex cytochrome b subunit, whose product MQKLLNWVDERLPVIDAWNKHVGKYYAPKNFNFWYFFGSLAMLVLVNQLVTGIWLTMSYNPSGEGAFASVEYIMRDVEWGWLLRYLHSTGASAFFVVVYLHMFRGLMYGSYQKPRELIWIFGMLIYLVLMAEAFMGYLLPWGQMSYWGAQVIVNLFGAIPVIGEDLSLWIRGDYLISGITLNRFFALHVVALPIVLLALVVLHILALHEVGSNNPDGIDIKKNKDENGIPKDGIPFHPYYSVHDLLGVAVFFFIFFIVVFFFPEMGGLFLEKPNFEPANSLKTPAHIAPVWYFTPFYAMLRAVTVDLFGLDAKFWGVVVMGAAIAILFVLPWLDRSPVRSIRYKGWLSKIALTIFVISFVVLGYLGIVPATEGRTTVAQILTTLYFAYFILMPFYTRMEKTKPVPERVTG is encoded by the coding sequence ATGCAAAAACTTCTGAATTGGGTAGATGAGCGACTGCCGGTCATCGATGCCTGGAACAAACACGTTGGGAAATATTACGCGCCCAAGAACTTCAACTTCTGGTACTTCTTTGGCTCTTTGGCCATGCTCGTACTGGTCAACCAGCTGGTTACCGGTATCTGGTTGACCATGAGCTACAACCCGTCCGGCGAAGGCGCATTTGCCTCTGTCGAATACATCATGCGTGATGTTGAATGGGGTTGGTTGTTGCGTTATCTGCACTCGACGGGTGCTTCGGCATTCTTCGTGGTGGTTTATCTTCACATGTTCCGTGGCTTGATGTATGGCTCCTACCAGAAGCCTCGTGAGCTGATCTGGATCTTCGGCATGCTGATTTATCTGGTGCTGATGGCGGAAGCCTTCATGGGCTACCTGCTGCCATGGGGTCAGATGTCTTACTGGGGTGCCCAGGTTATCGTTAACCTGTTTGGTGCTATTCCGGTGATCGGGGAAGATCTGTCTTTGTGGATTCGTGGTGACTACCTGATTTCCGGTATCACTTTGAACCGCTTCTTTGCGTTGCACGTTGTTGCACTGCCGATTGTTTTGCTGGCGCTGGTTGTGTTGCACATCCTGGCGTTGCACGAAGTGGGTTCCAACAACCCTGACGGGATCGATATTAAAAAGAACAAAGATGAAAACGGCATTCCGAAAGACGGTATCCCGTTCCACCCTTATTACTCAGTGCACGATCTGCTGGGTGTGGCGGTGTTCTTCTTTATCTTCTTTATCGTGGTGTTCTTCTTCCCGGAAATGGGAGGGCTGTTCCTCGAGAAGCCTAACTTTGAACCGGCTAACAGTCTGAAAACACCAGCCCACATTGCACCGGTATGGTACTTCACGCCCTTCTACGCAATGCTGCGCGCGGTAACGGTTGATCTGTTCGGTCTCGATGCCAAGTTCTGGGGTGTGGTTGTGATGGGTGCGGCCATTGCTATCCTGTTTGTTCTGCCCTGGCTGGACAGAAGCCCGGTTCGGTCAATCCGCTACAAAGGCTGGCTGAGCAAGATTGCTCTGACGATTTTCGTGATCAGCTTTGTGGTGCTGGGTTACCTGGGTATTGTCCCTGCAACTGAAGGTCGTACCACGGTTGCTCAGATCCTGACCACACTCTACTTCGCGTACTTTATTCTCATGCCATTCTATACACGCATGGAAAAAACCAAGCCAGTACCAGAGAGGGTGACAGGATAA
- a CDS encoding cytochrome c1 — MRKLIFGLFIAILPAFGLAAGAAVPLDEMTPDHTDKASLQRGAALFTNYCMGCHSMEYARYKRVSEDLEIPADLYEENLIFTGAKIGELMKNSMDKDLAAGWFGAPPPDLTLETRLRGESWVYSYLRGFYKDESRPLGVNNVVFDLVGMPHVMVGLQGLCAVKPNIGVKPTVEPLSGNINNGDVCPEYAIEGSMNGAEFDQAMWDLTNFMSYMGDPVKVERERLGIFVLIFVAIFFVFAYLLNREYWKDVH; from the coding sequence ATGAGAAAGCTGATATTTGGTCTTTTCATAGCGATCCTGCCAGCTTTCGGGCTGGCAGCGGGTGCCGCGGTTCCTCTGGACGAGATGACTCCGGATCACACCGATAAGGCGTCTTTGCAGCGTGGTGCTGCGCTGTTCACCAACTACTGCATGGGGTGTCATTCCATGGAATACGCGCGCTACAAGCGTGTATCCGAAGATCTGGAAATTCCGGCCGATTTGTACGAAGAGAACCTGATCTTTACCGGCGCCAAAATTGGTGAGCTGATGAAGAACTCAATGGACAAAGATCTGGCTGCGGGTTGGTTCGGTGCACCGCCACCTGACCTGACTCTGGAGACCCGGTTGCGTGGTGAGTCCTGGGTGTATTCCTACCTGCGTGGCTTCTACAAGGACGAAAGCCGTCCCTTGGGCGTGAACAACGTGGTTTTCGATCTCGTCGGTATGCCCCACGTGATGGTTGGCCTGCAAGGGCTGTGTGCGGTTAAGCCGAACATCGGTGTGAAACCTACGGTTGAGCCTCTCAGCGGAAACATCAACAATGGAGATGTATGCCCTGAGTACGCCATCGAAGGCAGCATGAATGGTGCTGAGTTCGATCAGGCAATGTGGGATTTGACCAACTTCATGTCCTATATGGGTGACCCGGTGAAGGTTGAGCGCGAGCGTCTTGGTATTTTCGTGCTGATCTTCGTGGCCATCTTCTTCGTCTTCGCATACTTGCTCAATCGCGAGTACTGGAAAGACGTACATTAA
- a CDS encoding glutathione S-transferase N-terminal domain-containing protein — translation MGVVTKRSSMTFFSDPNSHYSHRVRIVLAEKGVTVDVVDVEPDNPPAELADLNPYNAVPTLVDRDLVLYEPNIMMEYLDERFPHPPLLPVYPVARANSRLMIHRIQKDWCALVDQIVAQPTGKASDAARKELKESLLATGPLFAEMPFFLSEEFTIVDCCIAPILWRLPALGIELSDKDKQAKPLLKYMESIFSREGFKASLSDLEEDIRS, via the coding sequence ATGGGCGTTGTGACCAAGCGGTCATCAATGACGTTTTTCTCGGACCCGAACAGCCACTACAGCCATCGCGTGCGTATTGTATTGGCTGAGAAGGGCGTTACCGTTGATGTTGTTGATGTGGAGCCGGACAACCCTCCGGCAGAACTGGCGGATCTGAACCCGTACAACGCCGTACCGACATTGGTGGATCGTGATTTGGTTCTGTACGAGCCGAACATCATGATGGAGTATCTGGATGAGCGTTTTCCGCATCCACCGCTTTTGCCTGTGTACCCCGTTGCACGAGCTAACAGCCGCTTGATGATCCACCGGATTCAGAAAGACTGGTGTGCTCTGGTTGATCAAATCGTTGCTCAGCCAACCGGTAAGGCTTCAGACGCCGCCCGTAAAGAGCTGAAAGAAAGCTTGTTGGCGACCGGCCCTCTGTTCGCGGAAATGCCGTTCTTCCTGTCTGAAGAGTTCACCATTGTGGACTGCTGCATTGCGCCGATCTTGTGGCGTCTGCCGGCGCTCGGGATCGAGCTGAGCGATAAAGACAAGCAGGCCAAGCCGCTGCTCAAGTATATGGAGAGTATCTTCAGTCGCGAAGGCTTTAAGGCTAGCCTTTCTGATCTTGAAGAAGATATTCGCAGCTGA
- a CDS encoding ClpXP protease specificity-enhancing factor, which yields MTSSRPYLVRALNEWILDNDCTPYIVVDAGVQGVQVPTEHVANGQIVLNISTGAVRGLVIGNGAIEFSARFGGVPMQVFIPLQAVLAIYAKENGEGMVFGSEPGFPDPEGDDAPAPKADERPSGRPTLKVVK from the coding sequence ATGACCTCCAGCCGCCCCTACTTGGTAAGGGCGCTGAATGAGTGGATTCTGGACAATGACTGTACCCCGTATATTGTGGTTGATGCGGGGGTACAGGGTGTTCAGGTGCCGACAGAGCACGTAGCTAATGGCCAGATTGTTCTGAATATCAGCACTGGTGCCGTACGAGGTCTGGTGATTGGTAATGGAGCGATTGAGTTTAGCGCCCGATTCGGCGGCGTGCCCATGCAGGTGTTCATTCCGCTGCAGGCTGTGCTGGCAATCTATGCTAAAGAAAATGGTGAGGGAATGGTGTTCGGCAGCGAGCCGGGCTTTCCTGATCCGGAAGGGGATGATGCTCCCGCCCCGAAAGCGGACGAGCGGCCTTCCGGCCGGCCGACGCTAAAGGTAGTGAAATAA
- a CDS encoding SIS domain-containing protein — protein MTNTEERINYWFANHMEQTAQAAVTAGPAIGTVADAFVTTLLQDGKIIACANGNANVLTQYLCTALLSRFDQDRPALPAINLGADATTYSAICRDNRFNDTFSRQVRAVGKPGDLLFVVVDDGHKANLIQAIQAAHDREMMVVVLSAREKSDITSLMHPEDHEVALNDLSPHEATPLMMVIINALCDQIDAKLFGG, from the coding sequence ATGACCAATACCGAAGAACGAATCAATTACTGGTTTGCAAACCACATGGAACAGACAGCGCAAGCTGCAGTCACCGCAGGCCCGGCCATTGGAACCGTAGCAGACGCGTTCGTAACCACACTGCTCCAGGATGGCAAAATTATCGCCTGCGCGAATGGTAACGCCAACGTGCTTACCCAATACCTGTGCACAGCGCTGCTCTCAAGGTTTGATCAGGATCGTCCCGCGCTCCCCGCCATCAACCTGGGCGCGGACGCGACCACCTACTCTGCAATTTGCCGAGACAACCGCTTTAACGACACTTTTTCCAGACAAGTAAGGGCTGTAGGCAAACCCGGAGACCTACTGTTCGTGGTTGTCGACGACGGCCACAAAGCCAACCTGATTCAGGCTATTCAGGCGGCCCACGATCGGGAAATGATGGTTGTTGTCCTCAGCGCACGGGAGAAATCGGACATCACCTCTCTGATGCACCCGGAAGACCACGAAGTTGCGTTGAACGATCTGTCACCCCACGAAGCCACACCGTTAATGATGGTGATCATCAATGCTTTGTGTGATCAGATCGATGCGAAGCTATTTGGCGGGTAA
- a CDS encoding YraN family protein — MAKDGKKALGAFYEGVAARYLISRGVSILERNVYNRGGEIDLIGLDGTALVFFEVRYRKSNSLVDPLDSINPSKQKRLVRAASFYLHRNNLWDAETRIDVVGITPGTTSKYRVQWVKNAIQAD, encoded by the coding sequence ATGGCCAAGGACGGCAAAAAAGCGTTAGGTGCCTTCTACGAGGGAGTGGCCGCCCGATACCTCATCAGCCGGGGCGTATCCATACTTGAACGCAACGTTTATAACCGCGGAGGCGAAATCGACCTCATCGGCCTGGACGGAACCGCGCTGGTGTTTTTTGAGGTACGGTACCGGAAGAGCAACAGCTTGGTAGATCCTTTGGATTCCATCAACCCGAGCAAACAGAAGCGGCTAGTGAGAGCCGCCTCCTTTTACCTTCACCGAAACAACCTTTGGGATGCAGAGACGCGCATCGACGTAGTCGGTATTACGCCGGGAACTACCAGCAAATACCGGGTACAATGGGTTAAAAATGCAATTCAGGCAGATTAG